A genomic region of Microlunatus sagamiharensis contains the following coding sequences:
- a CDS encoding antibiotic biosynthesis monooxygenase family protein, protein MIVITRFAVPEAETEDFLDQAAAAIAVLRRRDGLRSLDFARNLDEPDLWTITARWEDVGSYRRALSGIESRSVVVPLLSRAIDEPTAYEDPDLVGPNLARGSVPPL, encoded by the coding sequence ATGATCGTGATCACGCGCTTCGCGGTGCCGGAGGCCGAGACGGAGGACTTCCTCGACCAGGCCGCGGCGGCGATCGCGGTGCTGCGGCGGCGCGACGGGCTGCGCTCGCTCGACTTCGCCCGGAACCTCGACGAGCCGGACCTGTGGACCATCACCGCGCGCTGGGAGGACGTCGGCTCCTACCGCCGCGCGCTGTCGGGCATCGAGTCGCGCTCGGTCGTCGTCCCGCTGCTGTCGCGCGCGATCGACGAGCCGACGGCGTACGAGGACCCCGACCTCGTGGGCCCGAACCTGGCCCGCGGCTCGGTCCCGCCGCTGTAG
- a CDS encoding glycoside hydrolase domain-containing protein, translating to MIEHVDPFVGSSATRLPPPVGLAATWWWPKPQVGNTHPGATYPFGMVSACAYSGAYPTGYGLYELNTEGVPPRLHDEHVASGFTHFQQSGTGAIRKYYNYFRVTPMLEPLDALGTTWLVTDEEAEPGYYACTLGGRPSTGSGNGGGSGSGGGPGQGVRCELTVGPKSAVHRYTFGAHADARVVIDFSMGGLTIPYGATVPLRAHLETISPSVAEAEIVVEGVPLATHLEVDGGDWRQLLWYDRRLMQGGTRMDFDRIRPTTLRPFGLMWRGRSEPGQVVELRFGFSLRGRDQARANLRHDAVARDRVEVRRPEVHEDPTLPVSGPDAFDSRRADTGARWREHLGRIRVETPSAERRSIFYTALYHALIKPCFAADESPFWPSNGSFAFDVCTMWDVYRTQLPLLTALFPARAAELANALITIAEEEGNLPIGYRMAKGVDRFSRQGSALAQTFLADLCALGVPGVDWDWALVHMDLDLRRGYGEEFLLRGLVHPVTHTLDLAFGYHCTAKVARHVGDQALATQLEGLATRWVNAFDPGTGLLVDSSFYEGGRWNYSFRVLHDMQARVDLAGGEQAYLALLDSFFGFGAEPVTQVGERPQVSELAAGYALNRFEGLNNEPDMEAPWAYHYLGRPDRTAEVVHGVVENMFGLGRGGLPGNDDSGGLSSWYVWASLGLFPVAGQSLYMINAPSFAWSRVQLGREQLEITTSGFVEPSADGAPQYVQSVTFNDQAWTQSWISARDLHRGGTLRVDLGPRPSAWGTTSRPPSVTRRGAGHPAPSAAPVPLTNAG from the coding sequence GTGATCGAGCACGTCGACCCCTTCGTCGGGTCCTCCGCCACCCGGCTCCCGCCACCGGTCGGGCTCGCGGCGACGTGGTGGTGGCCCAAGCCGCAGGTCGGGAACACGCACCCGGGCGCGACGTACCCCTTCGGCATGGTCTCGGCCTGCGCGTACTCCGGCGCCTACCCCACCGGCTACGGCCTCTACGAGCTGAACACCGAGGGCGTGCCGCCGCGGCTGCACGACGAGCACGTCGCCTCCGGCTTCACCCACTTCCAGCAGTCGGGCACGGGAGCGATCCGCAAGTACTACAACTACTTCCGTGTGACCCCGATGCTCGAGCCGCTCGACGCGCTGGGCACGACCTGGCTCGTCACCGACGAGGAGGCCGAGCCGGGCTACTACGCCTGCACCCTCGGCGGCCGCCCTTCGACAGGCTCAGGGAACGGCGGAGGCTCGGGGAGCGGCGGAGGCCCGGGCCAGGGCGTCCGCTGCGAGCTCACCGTCGGTCCCAAGAGCGCCGTGCACCGCTACACCTTCGGCGCCCACGCCGACGCCCGCGTGGTGATCGACTTCTCGATGGGCGGGCTGACGATCCCGTACGGCGCGACGGTCCCCCTGCGGGCGCACCTGGAGACGATCAGCCCGTCGGTGGCCGAGGCCGAGATCGTCGTCGAGGGCGTGCCGCTGGCGACGCACCTCGAGGTCGACGGCGGCGACTGGCGCCAGCTGCTCTGGTACGACCGCCGGCTCATGCAGGGCGGCACCCGGATGGACTTCGACCGCATCCGGCCGACGACGCTGCGACCGTTCGGGCTGATGTGGCGCGGGCGCTCCGAACCGGGTCAGGTCGTCGAGCTGCGCTTCGGCTTCAGCCTGCGCGGGCGGGACCAGGCCCGCGCCAACCTTCGCCACGACGCCGTCGCGCGCGACCGGGTCGAGGTCCGCCGGCCCGAGGTGCACGAGGACCCGACGCTGCCCGTCTCGGGGCCGGACGCCTTCGACTCGCGCCGCGCCGACACGGGTGCCCGGTGGCGCGAGCACCTGGGCCGGATCCGGGTCGAGACGCCGTCGGCGGAGCGCCGTTCGATCTTCTACACCGCGCTCTACCACGCGTTGATCAAGCCCTGCTTCGCCGCCGACGAGAGCCCGTTCTGGCCGTCGAACGGCTCCTTCGCCTTCGACGTCTGCACGATGTGGGACGTCTACCGCACGCAGCTGCCGCTGCTGACCGCGCTCTTCCCGGCGCGCGCCGCGGAGCTGGCCAACGCCTTGATCACCATCGCCGAGGAGGAGGGCAACCTCCCGATCGGCTACCGGATGGCCAAGGGCGTCGACCGCTTCTCGCGCCAGGGCAGCGCGCTGGCGCAGACGTTCCTCGCCGACCTCTGCGCCCTCGGCGTCCCTGGGGTCGACTGGGACTGGGCGCTGGTGCACATGGACCTCGACCTGCGCCGCGGCTACGGCGAGGAGTTCCTGCTGCGCGGGCTCGTGCACCCCGTCACGCACACGCTCGACCTGGCGTTCGGCTACCACTGCACGGCCAAGGTCGCCCGCCACGTCGGCGACCAGGCGCTCGCCACCCAGCTCGAGGGCCTGGCGACCCGGTGGGTGAACGCCTTCGACCCCGGGACCGGCCTGCTCGTCGACTCCTCGTTCTACGAGGGTGGCCGGTGGAACTACTCCTTCCGCGTCCTGCACGACATGCAGGCACGCGTCGACCTCGCTGGCGGCGAGCAGGCGTACCTGGCGCTGCTCGACTCCTTCTTCGGCTTCGGCGCCGAGCCCGTCACCCAGGTCGGCGAGCGCCCCCAGGTGTCCGAGCTGGCCGCGGGCTACGCGCTCAACCGCTTCGAGGGCCTCAACAACGAGCCCGACATGGAGGCCCCGTGGGCCTACCACTACCTTGGCCGGCCCGACCGGACCGCGGAGGTCGTGCACGGCGTCGTGGAGAACATGTTCGGGCTCGGCCGCGGCGGACTGCCGGGCAACGACGACTCCGGCGGGCTCAGCTCCTGGTACGTGTGGGCGAGCCTCGGCCTCTTCCCCGTCGCCGGGCAGAGCCTCTACATGATCAACGCGCCGTCCTTCGCGTGGTCGCGCGTCCAGCTCGGGCGCGAGCAGCTCGAGATCACCACGAGCGGGTTCGTCGAGCCGAGCGCCGACGGCGCACCGCAGTACGTCCAGTCGGTCACCTTCAACGACCAGGCCTGGACGCAGAGCTGGATCAGCGCCCGCGACCTGCACCGCGGCGGCACCCTGCGCGTCGACCTCGGCCCGAGACCCTCGGCCTGGGGCACGACGAGCCGGCCGCCCTCGGTCACCCGACGCGGCGCCGGCCACCCGGCCCCGTCCGCCGCACCCGTCCCCCTGACCAACGCCGGCTGA
- a CDS encoding glycosyltransferase, which yields MTPLPEGPRPSRRRRPRARTRRRLVIVVRADPVICGHSGEARNLAEAALLRGFSEVKIVTWPIDRLVEAGLPLKPLDSVLPYSDGIEVERPEPVGDYRVPDGRHLSGIVGRLVELFTDGVPTVAMSLYLSPHTLAVEEAVRVARATGLPVNVTTIAEAVGSDVTNVVRTCVETEQFGAAAQVLTAFLGSDVPVAVSEYTRDLVVSSAEAIDARHGTRFAERCRERVEISYPAINTGDYLDLDPTATARVLHDRGLTKGSYVLYLSRLARAKGVDDLIAGFAASPASADKTLVIAGNGPQAAELRAIAAASDAARRIRFLDDVSDEEKPALMAGCAAFVLPSKPRPEFVETFGIALVEKMLAGGGPVITCDTGGIGEAVGDTALIVPTEDPQAIADALDEALAMPELEREVMELAAREHARQFDRLAVFDRLLDRLPSSEVVLGAF from the coding sequence ATGACCCCGCTTCCCGAAGGCCCCCGGCCGTCACGCCGGCGCCGGCCGCGCGCCCGGACGCGCCGCCGCCTGGTGATCGTCGTCCGCGCCGACCCCGTCATCTGCGGGCACTCCGGCGAGGCCCGCAACCTGGCCGAGGCCGCGCTGCTGCGCGGCTTCAGCGAGGTCAAGATCGTCACCTGGCCGATCGACCGCCTGGTCGAGGCCGGGCTGCCGCTCAAGCCGCTGGACAGCGTGCTGCCCTACAGCGACGGCATCGAGGTCGAGCGGCCGGAGCCCGTCGGCGACTACCGCGTCCCCGACGGCCGCCACCTGTCCGGGATCGTCGGCCGGCTCGTCGAGCTGTTCACCGACGGCGTCCCGACCGTGGCGATGTCGCTCTACCTCAGCCCGCACACCCTCGCGGTCGAGGAGGCGGTCCGCGTCGCCCGCGCCACCGGCCTGCCGGTGAACGTCACGACGATCGCCGAAGCGGTCGGCTCCGACGTCACCAACGTCGTGCGCACCTGCGTGGAGACCGAGCAGTTCGGCGCCGCGGCGCAGGTGCTGACCGCCTTCCTCGGCAGCGACGTGCCCGTCGCCGTCTCGGAGTACACCCGCGACCTCGTCGTGTCCTCGGCCGAGGCGATCGACGCCCGCCACGGCACCCGCTTCGCCGAGCGCTGCCGCGAGCGCGTCGAGATCTCCTACCCGGCGATCAACACCGGGGACTACCTGGACCTCGACCCGACGGCGACGGCGCGGGTGCTGCACGACCGCGGCCTGACCAAGGGCTCGTACGTGCTCTACCTGTCGCGCCTGGCCCGGGCCAAGGGCGTCGACGACCTGATCGCGGGCTTCGCCGCGAGCCCGGCGAGCGCGGACAAGACCCTCGTGATCGCCGGCAACGGGCCCCAGGCGGCCGAGCTGCGGGCGATCGCGGCAGCCTCGGACGCGGCCAGGAGGATCCGCTTCCTGGACGACGTCTCCGACGAAGAGAAGCCCGCGCTGATGGCCGGCTGCGCGGCGTTCGTGCTGCCGAGCAAGCCGCGCCCGGAGTTCGTCGAGACGTTCGGGATCGCGCTGGTCGAGAAGATGCTGGCCGGCGGCGGTCCGGTGATCACCTGCGACACCGGCGGCATCGGCGAGGCCGTCGGCGACACCGCGCTGATCGTCCCGACCGAGGACCCGCAGGCGATCGCCGACGCCCTCGACGAGGCCTTGGCGATGCCCGAGCTGGAGCGCGAGGTGATGGAGCTGGCCGCACGCGAGCACGCCCGGCAGTTCGACCGGCTCGCCGTGTTCGACCGGCTGCTCGACCGCCTGCCGAGCTCGGAGGTGGTGCTCGGCGCCTTCTGA
- a CDS encoding DUF6703 family protein: protein MNRRTRARGRPGPSTRRTAAPGRPPPGGGNTGHVPDTAPSPLRARLEDVSRPLLVRLTRLPKPTVPLATVVLFAVAVLAPAPVAVVALVVIGVFLLWLTFLAWPAVSPGGKLMRVGMVALVVVLGITRF from the coding sequence CTGAACCGCCGCACCCGAGCACGTGGTCGCCCGGGCCCGTCGACACGCCGTACGGCGGCTCCGGGGCGACCACCTCCCGGGGGAGGGAACACTGGTCACGTGCCCGACACCGCCCCGAGCCCGCTGCGCGCCCGCCTCGAGGACGTCAGCCGTCCGCTGCTGGTCCGTCTGACCCGGCTGCCGAAGCCCACCGTCCCGCTGGCCACCGTCGTGCTGTTCGCGGTCGCCGTGCTGGCCCCCGCCCCGGTCGCCGTCGTGGCCCTGGTGGTGATCGGGGTCTTCCTGCTCTGGCTGACGTTCCTCGCCTGGCCGGCGGTCAGCCCCGGCGGCAAGCTCATGCGTGTCGGGATGGTCGCCCTCGTCGTCGTGCTGGGCATCACGCGCTTCTGA
- a CDS encoding fibronectin type III domain-containing protein, which translates to MPLDESRLTAADPFLPRSPGRPRTAATPRVAALGAATLVLASVFGTVAAVPASASVTCADGTTPEQNTTLLCETAGSATVTVPAGTSSVDVSVVGAGGGAGYPARGHIGGNAATVEGTLTLPAGTAYLQVVVGGGGSGDNHGTSTGGGASAVFAQDSEHGLLAKLAIAGGGGGGAYNGDGGDAGSAGTSDDAQTVSGPGQPGVGGTGGAGGTGNYAAGTAGHSDDPAAPTVSDGGTGGQVPGGATGGGGGEGYAGGGGGGGSRGGILSSNVAGGGGGSSLASSYLGDASIEVAQGTGGVQLPGLVASDGAEGQVSLTFHGPAVPAAPTGVTVTPGDRTATLSFTVPDSDGGQPITGYEVSVDGGDSWDGVATTAAQGSSTERTALLGGLLNGRTYEIAVRARNADGAGAATPASSTSLQPWFSDPVSVTDRAAEVPVPAKPTSYKGKVARTVATNRAHDGTVAMNAPTLKGRQLQSGQAVQLSDKIFKDSTSKLTTSGKKVIKSIAPSLTYVDAISCEGYTNYGSPSKQKGLTKLAKARAAAVCSTLASYAEQVDVDAKVGYGGDRPVIIGSTYAKRADNRRVVVVIDPKP; encoded by the coding sequence ATGCCCCTCGACGAGTCGCGGCTCACCGCCGCGGACCCCTTCCTCCCCCGCTCCCCGGGCCGCCCGCGTACGGCGGCCACTCCCCGCGTGGCCGCGCTCGGCGCCGCCACCCTCGTCCTCGCCAGCGTCTTCGGCACCGTCGCGGCCGTGCCGGCTTCCGCGTCGGTGACCTGCGCGGACGGGACGACGCCCGAGCAGAACACCACGCTCCTCTGCGAGACCGCCGGCTCCGCGACCGTCACGGTGCCAGCGGGCACCTCGTCGGTCGATGTCTCCGTGGTCGGCGCCGGCGGGGGTGCGGGCTACCCGGCACGCGGCCACATCGGCGGCAACGCGGCCACGGTCGAGGGGACCCTCACCCTGCCGGCCGGCACCGCGTACCTCCAGGTCGTCGTCGGTGGGGGCGGCTCCGGCGACAACCACGGCACCAGCACCGGTGGCGGCGCCTCGGCGGTCTTCGCCCAGGACAGCGAGCACGGCCTGCTGGCCAAGCTGGCCATCGCCGGCGGTGGCGGCGGAGGTGCCTACAACGGCGACGGCGGTGACGCCGGATCCGCAGGCACCAGCGACGACGCGCAGACCGTCTCCGGTCCCGGCCAGCCCGGTGTCGGCGGCACCGGCGGTGCCGGCGGGACGGGGAACTACGCGGCCGGGACGGCCGGTCACAGCGACGACCCCGCCGCCCCGACCGTGTCGGACGGCGGCACCGGCGGTCAGGTCCCGGGTGGCGCCACGGGCGGCGGGGGCGGCGAGGGCTACGCCGGCGGCGGCGGTGGCGGCGGCAGCCGGGGCGGCATCCTCAGCAGCAACGTCGCCGGCGGTGGCGGCGGCTCGTCGCTGGCGTCGTCGTACCTGGGGGATGCGTCGATCGAGGTCGCACAGGGCACCGGCGGTGTCCAGCTGCCCGGCCTCGTCGCGAGCGACGGCGCCGAGGGGCAGGTGTCGCTGACCTTCCACGGTCCGGCGGTCCCGGCCGCTCCGACCGGTGTCACGGTCACCCCGGGTGACCGGACGGCGACGCTCTCCTTCACCGTCCCTGACTCCGACGGTGGCCAGCCGATCACCGGCTACGAGGTGAGCGTCGATGGCGGGGACAGCTGGGACGGCGTCGCGACGACCGCCGCCCAGGGCAGCAGCACCGAGCGGACCGCCCTGCTCGGCGGCCTGCTGAACGGCCGCACCTACGAGATCGCGGTGCGGGCCCGCAACGCGGACGGTGCGGGCGCGGCCACCCCGGCGTCCAGCACCTCCCTGCAACCGTGGTTCTCCGACCCGGTCAGCGTCACCGACCGGGCCGCGGAGGTCCCCGTCCCCGCGAAGCCGACGTCCTACAAGGGCAAGGTGGCGCGGACGGTGGCGACGAACCGTGCGCACGACGGCACGGTCGCGATGAACGCCCCGACCCTGAAGGGGCGTCAGCTGCAGTCCGGGCAGGCGGTCCAGCTGAGCGACAAGATCTTCAAGGACAGCACGTCGAAGCTGACGACCAGCGGTAAGAAAGTGATCAAGTCCATCGCGCCGAGCCTCACCTACGTCGACGCGATCAGCTGCGAGGGCTACACCAACTACGGGAGCCCCTCGAAGCAGAAGGGCCTGACCAAGCTCGCCAAGGCTCGTGCGGCCGCGGTGTGCAGCACCCTCGCGTCGTACGCCGAGCAGGTCGACGTCGACGCGAAGGTCGGCTACGGCGGCGACCGTCCGGTGATCATCGGCAGCACCTACGCCAAGCGGGCCGACAACCGCCGCGTCGTGGTGGTGATCGACCCGAAGCCCTGA
- a CDS encoding PepSY domain-containing protein — translation MSPAPTSLVRARPRTLARYGAGVVAGLASFALVGCGSEETPVPAASSAPATTSAAAPPPETSAPASASPSASASASSGADGNRQALLAAVATAQDQLSGTTVVSVEQDDESGQTVWQVGVVTRDGDEQDVDVSADGSEVVRTERVDRQDEADRRENRALVDDAEVDVTDAVEALPGSVDGGTVDQLELDRDRGSVVWEADVLDTDRREHEIRIDARSGDVLSDRT, via the coding sequence ATGAGCCCTGCTCCCACGTCCCTCGTCCGTGCCCGCCCCAGGACCCTCGCGCGCTACGGCGCGGGTGTGGTCGCCGGGCTGGCGTCGTTCGCGCTGGTCGGCTGCGGTTCCGAGGAGACCCCGGTGCCCGCCGCGAGCTCCGCCCCGGCCACCACCTCCGCCGCGGCCCCGCCGCCGGAGACCTCGGCACCGGCCTCGGCCTCCCCGAGCGCCTCCGCGTCCGCGTCGAGCGGTGCGGACGGCAACCGCCAGGCCCTGCTCGCCGCGGTGGCGACCGCGCAGGACCAGCTCTCCGGCACGACCGTCGTCTCGGTCGAGCAGGACGACGAGTCCGGGCAGACCGTCTGGCAGGTGGGTGTGGTCACCCGCGACGGCGACGAGCAGGACGTCGACGTGAGCGCGGACGGCTCGGAGGTCGTGCGCACGGAGCGCGTCGACCGGCAGGACGAGGCCGACCGGCGCGAGAACCGCGCCCTCGTCGACGACGCCGAGGTCGACGTGACCGACGCCGTCGAGGCGCTCCCCGGCTCGGTGGACGGCGGCACCGTCGACCAGCTCGAGCTGGACCGTGACCGCGGGAGCGTGGTGTGGGAGGCCGACGTCCTCGACACCGACCGGCGCGAGCACGAGATCCGCATCGACGCCCGCAGCGGAGACGTGCTCAGCGACCGCACCTGA
- a CDS encoding alpha/beta fold hydrolase: MSWPVASGTFALGDLEVESGGTLRDARLAWQTHGTLAPTRDNVILYPCSYGATSDDLAWLIGPDGVLDPTRWFVVVPDMFSNGRSSSAADDADFPALVTMADNVRAQHRLVTEHFDVAEIACAYGFSMGAGQAYHWAAMYPDLVRRAVVVCGSARTSVHNRVFLSGLLRVLEAAPEHLGGGRFSAEPTAALRAFAHVYAGWGLSQDFYRERLFETALGAPDLDTFLQTDWVDSFARNRAANLYAQALTWQEADISRGAYGGDLPAALAAIEAAVLLLPSETDLYFRVADNEAELPHLRHGRLAPIPSIWGHRAGSPATIPDDLAFLTRQVRAWLDS; the protein is encoded by the coding sequence GTGAGCTGGCCGGTCGCCAGCGGCACGTTCGCCCTCGGCGACCTCGAGGTCGAGAGCGGCGGGACCCTCCGCGACGCGCGGCTGGCCTGGCAGACGCACGGCACGCTCGCCCCGACGCGGGACAACGTGATCCTCTACCCGTGCAGCTACGGCGCGACCAGCGACGACCTCGCCTGGCTGATCGGCCCGGACGGGGTGCTGGACCCGACCCGGTGGTTCGTCGTCGTGCCGGACATGTTCTCCAACGGCCGGTCGTCCTCCGCGGCGGACGACGCAGACTTCCCGGCGCTCGTGACCATGGCCGACAACGTGCGCGCGCAGCACCGGCTGGTGACCGAGCACTTCGACGTGGCGGAGATCGCGTGCGCGTACGGCTTCTCGATGGGAGCCGGCCAGGCCTACCACTGGGCCGCGATGTACCCCGACCTCGTACGGCGGGCGGTCGTGGTGTGCGGGAGCGCCCGGACCTCGGTCCACAACCGGGTCTTCCTGTCCGGGCTGCTCCGCGTGCTCGAGGCGGCCCCCGAGCACCTCGGCGGCGGCCGGTTCTCGGCCGAGCCGACGGCGGCGCTGCGGGCCTTCGCCCACGTGTACGCCGGGTGGGGGCTGAGCCAGGACTTCTACCGCGAGCGTCTGTTCGAGACGGCGCTGGGCGCCCCCGACCTCGACACGTTCCTGCAGACCGACTGGGTCGACTCCTTCGCCCGGAACCGGGCCGCGAACCTCTACGCCCAGGCGCTCACCTGGCAGGAGGCCGACATCAGCCGCGGAGCGTACGGCGGGGACTTGCCGGCGGCGCTGGCGGCGATCGAGGCCGCCGTGCTGCTGCTGCCGAGCGAGACCGACCTCTACTTCCGGGTCGCGGACAACGAGGCCGAGCTGCCCCACCTGCGGCACGGCCGGCTCGCGCCGATCCCCAGCATCTGGGGCCACCGGGCCGGCAGCCCCGCGACGATCCCTGACGACCTGGCCTTCCTCACCCGCCAGGTCCGGGCCTGGCTGGACTCCTGA
- a CDS encoding acetamidase/formamidase family protein: MTTARLDPTPETTADVFSSGHAPVLSVDPGDTVVVRSLDASGYVERQTVPGERRPTLITDSRGHCLTGPIEVRGAEPGQMLALHLGSLTPDTWGWTVAGVLDTPVTRRLGLLESPPAWLLWDLDAEAGRGTESRGFVRGLAPFLGVMGVAPAEDGEHSTIPPRAGSGGNIDCKDLVAGTTLYLPVAVPGALLYLGDGHAAQGDGEVGGTAIECGMTTEVTLTLATDRPLTTVHAEAPAGRITFGFDADLNVATGDALDAMVVWMQELYALDKATALALASTVVDLRVTQVANQTWGVHALLPTGVLA, translated from the coding sequence GTGACCACCGCCCGCCTCGACCCGACCCCCGAGACCACCGCCGACGTCTTCTCGAGCGGGCACGCACCCGTGCTGTCCGTCGACCCCGGCGACACGGTCGTGGTCCGCTCCCTCGACGCCTCCGGCTACGTCGAGCGCCAGACCGTCCCCGGCGAGCGGCGGCCCACGCTGATCACCGACAGCCGCGGGCACTGCCTGACGGGGCCGATCGAGGTGCGCGGTGCCGAGCCGGGGCAGATGCTGGCGCTGCACCTCGGGTCCCTGACCCCCGACACCTGGGGCTGGACGGTCGCCGGCGTGCTCGACACCCCCGTCACGCGGCGGCTCGGGCTCCTCGAGAGCCCGCCCGCCTGGCTCCTGTGGGACCTCGACGCCGAGGCCGGCCGGGGGACGGAGTCACGGGGCTTCGTGCGCGGGCTCGCACCCTTCCTCGGGGTCATGGGCGTGGCGCCGGCCGAGGACGGGGAGCACTCCACGATCCCGCCCCGGGCCGGGTCCGGCGGCAACATCGACTGCAAGGACCTGGTCGCCGGGACGACGCTCTACCTCCCGGTCGCGGTCCCCGGCGCGCTGCTCTACCTCGGCGACGGCCACGCCGCGCAGGGCGACGGCGAGGTGGGCGGCACCGCGATCGAGTGCGGGATGACGACGGAGGTGACGCTCACCCTGGCCACCGACCGGCCGCTGACCACGGTCCACGCCGAGGCCCCCGCCGGCCGGATCACCTTCGGCTTCGACGCCGACCTCAACGTGGCCACGGGCGACGCCCTCGACGCGATGGTGGTGTGGATGCAGGAGCTGTACGCCCTCGACAAGGCGACCGCGCTGGCGCTGGCGAGCACGGTGGTCGACCTGCGGGTGACGCAGGTGGCCAACCAGACCTGGGGCGTCCACGCGCTGCTGCCGACGGGGGTCCTGGCGTGA